The window CGTCGTCACCCACATCAGCGAAACCCTGTTCGAGCTTACTCCCGAGGGGCGCATCGTACCCCACCTGGCGGAGAGCTACGCCTTCAGCGATGGCGGCCGAACCCTCACCCTGCGCCTGCGGAGGGGTATAGCCTTCCACGACGGCACCCCCTTCAACGCCGAGGCAGTGAAGTTCAACCTGGAGCGCTTCGTAAGCCGGGAACTGGCGAGCCCCTTCGCCTTCCTCCTTTCCGAGCTGGAGCGGGTGGAGGTGGTTGATCCCTATACCGTCCGCCTCCGGCTTAAGAACCCCTTTGCCCCCATCCTCGCCCACCTGACCCACAGCTCCACGGCCATCCAAAGCCCCACGGCAATCCAACGCCTGGGGGCCCAGTACCGGGACAACCCCGTGGGCACCGGTCCCTACCGCTTCCAGGCTTGGCAGAAAGGGCAGTTCGTGGACCTGGTCCGCAACGAGAACTACTGGGGGGAGAAGCCTTCCATCCCCCAGGTGCGCTTCATCCCCGTTCCCGAAGGGACCACGCGGGTGGCCTTGGTGGAGACGGGCCAAGCGCACGTGGCCGTGCGCATCCCTCCTCAAGACATCCCCCGGCTCCAGGCCAATCCGGCGGTGGAGGTGGTGCGCACCCCCAGCCTCCGGACGATTTACATCTACTTCAACACCCAACGCCCGCCCTTTAACGACGTCCGGGTAAGGCAAGCCTTCAACCATGCGGTCAACAAGGAGGAAATCCTCCAGTTCGTCCTGGGCGGTATCGGCCGGATCTCCGACGCCCCCATCGCCCCCGGGATCTTTGGCTACACCAGCGTTGGCCGTTACGAGTACAACCCCCAGCGGGCCCAGGAGCTCCTGCGGCAAGCCGGGGTAAGCACCCCCCTGCGCATCACCCTTCACTGCCCCACGGGCCGCTACTTCCAGGACATCCAGGTCTGTGAGGCCATCCAAGGGCAGCTCCGCCGGATAGGGGTGGAGGCCACCATCCAGACCCTGGAGTGGGGGGCCTACCTTCAGGAAACCCAGCGGCCTCTCAGGGAGAACCGCATCCAGATGGCCATGCTAGGCTGGGGCACGGTAACGGGGGATGCGGACTACGGGCTCTATCCCCTCTTCCACTCCAGCCAGTGGGCCCCCGGGTTCAACCGGGCCTTCTACAAGAACGTTGAGGTAGACAAGCTCCTGGCCCAAGCCCGCATCTCCACCCTGCCCCAGGGGCGGCAACAGCTTTACCGGGAGGCCATGATCCGCATCTTCCGGGATGCCCCCTGGCTCTTCCTCCACTCGGAGGTGCAGGTGACGGCCGTGCGCCGCGAGGTTCAGGGCTTCCTCGTGCACCCCACGGAGCGGTATCTGGCCTACAAGGCCCGGTTCCGCTAGGGCAGGCCCTAGGAGCCGCCGCCCCGTGGGTATTCCCACGGGGCTATTTCCGAGGTGGAGATGCTCACCTATCTCCTACGCCGCATCCTCATCGCCGTGCCCACCCTGTTGGGTGTGGTTCTCCTGGTCTTCCTCATGGTCCGTCTGGCCCCCGGGGACCCCGCCATCCTCCTGGCCGGGGAGTTCGCCACCCCGGAGACCCTGGAGGCCATCCGCACCCGTTACGGTCTGGACCGGCCCTTGCCCGAGCAGTTTGCCCTTTACTTGGGGGCCCTCCTACAGGGGGACCTGGGGGAGTCGGCCCGGAGCCGCAGGCCTGTGCTGGAGGAACTCAAGACCTACTTCCCCAACACGGTGGTGCTGGCCACAGCGGCCATCCTGGTGGCCCTGGCCACCGGCATACCCTTGGGCATCCTCGCGGCCTTGCGGCAGGGAAGCTGGCTGGACCTCGGGGTGATGGTCCTCGCCCTTCTCGGGGTCTCCATGCCCGTCTTCTGGTTTGGTCTACTGGCCATCTTGATCTTCTCCGTGGAGCTGGGCTGGTTCCCCGTGGCCGGCAAGGGAACCCTCGCCCACCTGGTCCTGCCCGCGGTCACTTTAGGGATCAACGCCACCGCCCTCCTCGCCCGGATGACCCGGGGCACCCTGGTAGAGGTTCTCTCCCAGGACTACATCCGCACCGCCCGGGCCAAAGGCCTGGCCGAGCGGGTGGTGATCTTCAAGCACGCGCTGAGGAACGCCCTGATCCCCGTGGTCACGGTGGCGGGCCTGGAATTCGGCAGCCTCCTGGCCGGGGCCGTGATCACCGAGACCATCTTCGCCTGGCCGGGCCTCGGGCAACTTCTGGTGGGGTCCATCCTCTCCCGGGACTACCCCGTGGTCCAGGGCGCGGTACTCCTCGTAGCCTTCACCTTTACCTTGGTCAACCTTATGGTGGACCTCCTTTACGCCTGGATTGATCCGAGGGTGCGCTATGACTAGGCCTTGGCGCCGCTTTTGGAAAAACCGCCTGTCCCAGGCCGGCCTCCTCCTCCTTGGCCTTTACCTTCTCGGAGCCCTCTTTGCCCCCTTCCTGGCCCCCTATTCCCCCTACACGCAAGACCTGCGCTCCGCCTACGTGCCTCCCCTCGCCGGAATAAGCCTAAGGGGCC of the Thermus thermophilus HB8 genome contains:
- a CDS encoding glutathione ABC transporter substrate-binding protein, which codes for MKKWLLLLSFMAFAPALGQRLVVAQGTDPITLDAPLAQDSPSATVVTHISETLFELTPEGRIVPHLAESYAFSDGGRTLTLRLRRGIAFHDGTPFNAEAVKFNLERFVSRELASPFAFLLSELERVEVVDPYTVRLRLKNPFAPILAHLTHSSTAIQSPTAIQRLGAQYRDNPVGTGPYRFQAWQKGQFVDLVRNENYWGEKPSIPQVRFIPVPEGTTRVALVETGQAHVAVRIPPQDIPRLQANPAVEVVRTPSLRTIYIYFNTQRPPFNDVRVRQAFNHAVNKEEILQFVLGGIGRISDAPIAPGIFGYTSVGRYEYNPQRAQELLRQAGVSTPLRITLHCPTGRYFQDIQVCEAIQGQLRRIGVEATIQTLEWGAYLQETQRPLRENRIQMAMLGWGTVTGDADYGLYPLFHSSQWAPGFNRAFYKNVEVDKLLAQARISTLPQGRQQLYREAMIRIFRDAPWLFLHSEVQVTAVRREVQGFLVHPTERYLAYKARFR
- the nikB gene encoding nickel ABC transporter permease, whose product is MLTYLLRRILIAVPTLLGVVLLVFLMVRLAPGDPAILLAGEFATPETLEAIRTRYGLDRPLPEQFALYLGALLQGDLGESARSRRPVLEELKTYFPNTVVLATAAILVALATGIPLGILAALRQGSWLDLGVMVLALLGVSMPVFWFGLLAILIFSVELGWFPVAGKGTLAHLVLPAVTLGINATALLARMTRGTLVEVLSQDYIRTARAKGLAERVVIFKHALRNALIPVVTVAGLEFGSLLAGAVITETIFAWPGLGQLLVGSILSRDYPVVQGAVLLVAFTFTLVNLMVDLLYAWIDPRVRYD